From a region of the Toxotes jaculatrix isolate fToxJac2 chromosome 7, fToxJac2.pri, whole genome shotgun sequence genome:
- the LOC121184485 gene encoding ubiquitin-associated protein 2-like isoform X3 has translation MMTSVVSNQARGTRDRTLPTTTQTTQPQKQIQATAEQIRLAQMIYDKNDADFEDKVKQLIEVTGKTQDECMVALHDCNEDVNRAINFLLESNSDTNSWETVGKKRNLGKEGGPSEIKESREKKGEREASRGRGGSNRRGRGISRGREGRLEENGFEVAPGERGGDRGRRGRGRGAGGRGRGRAAVGNRFSSQGMGTFNPADYTANSGARQETWEGDGNEPAEGTGTWGGNLEDWTSEDWNEDLSETKVFTASSAPANHITPGHNVDLASLLPKAGVAVGGSMDSDLGAIVDGPSAEDLGQSLVFTNSHHNGRTATHSYAHATANSYAHAASASTTYAHAALSSVLGSGFGSLNAPKPTPASDIRTSEQLNGPRLGQRASQTLATTSGSSSVSKDAGPPPMQSPAPASSPSVDIKAQRVENGPVTAQHLEMKLQPEPSAVLSQLTQRQTQSTILSTTESLGLSQSHAPQVPTPPGHESSIPPVRDGASPGVKLPGMEPPITEPPQRQLKTQRRRVPPPSKIPSSAVEMPGSADISGLNVQFGALDFGSEAGSGTVDMAQMELAREQVPTQAPAPAAPAPMSVPTAVPTQQPQSSLFSKPGSVSEHMSSLASAVSDPSFPSPSLGLPSATPSPSLGLPSAAAPPSSAAPTTASRVESSGPRSLPPHLGFSQSKDVSSAAGGPLTNGYGGMKTQSTQDSSSSTSRTVKTESPVMTSDSGPGHHIPSPAITPSHSTPVPSLSSHVTSTHSSGSALATSSSLTISNEESSSSSSLHAFSSSTSNQVVNPSPSAPMAVSSSTTNGLHPSGAPGLTPNGTNTTLSASGSRTAPLLTTTSGKAPPNLAQGVPPLLANQYIMGPGGLLPAYPQIYGYEDLQMLQSRLPMDYYGVTFPGTTAAMPGRDGLANNPYSGEATKFGRNDSSSPAPPTSLSTAGVQSQPQQAPQPGTQGQGTGQSQGQQTQNQAFLNPPLPPGYGYTGLPYYAGVPGVPSAFQYGPTVFVPPASAKQPAMGLANPSNQYHQQHQPSYGQHAYGTAPGLSGSGTSGGVPDMGGSIYSKTQSFDKQGFHTGTPPPFSLPSALGGTGPLNPGGAPGYAPAPFLHILPPHQQPHSQLLHHHLTQDGQGGPGQRSQSSSMQQKTQGSKSSYGSSGYWAN, from the exons atgatgACTTCAGTGGTCAGCAATCAAGCCCGGGGAACTCGGGACAGAACGCTGCCCAccaccacacaaacaacacagccacagaaacagaTACAG GCCACAGCAGAACAGATTCGTTTAGCCCAAATGATCTATGACAAAAATGATGCTGACTTTGAAGACAAGGTCAAACAG CTGATTGAGGTAACTGGGAAGACTCAAGATGAGTGCATGGTAGCCCTCCATGATTGCAACGAAGATGTAAACAGAGCTATCAATTTTCTGCTGGAGAGCAACTCTGACACA AACTCCTGGGAGACTGTGGGGAAGAAGCGGAACCTTGGGAAAGAAGGAGGACCCTCAGAGATAAAGGAGAgcagggagaagaaaggagagagggaggccaGTCGTGGACGAGGGGGCTCCAACAGGAGGGGCAGAGGCATCAGCAGAGGACGTGAAG GTCGGCTAGAAGAGAATGGGTTTGAGGTGGCtcctggagagagagggggtgacCGTGGACGCAGGGGGCGGGGCAGAG GGGCGGGGGGTCGcggaagaggaagagcagctgTCGGCAACAGGTTCTCCTCCCAGGGAATGGG CACCTTCAATCCTGCTGACTACACGGCTAACTCTGGAGCTCGCCAGGAGACATGGGAAGGGGACGGCAATGAGCCTGCTGAGGGAACTG GAACATGGGGAGGCAATCTGGAAGACTGGACTTCAGAGGACTGGAATGAGGAT TTGTCTGAGACCAAAGTATTCACTGCCTCTTCTGCTCCAGCAAACCACATCACACCTGGACACAA TGTGGACCTGGCTAGCCTACTGCCTAAGGCTGGAGTGGCTGTAGGGGGTTCCATGGACTCTGACTTGGGGGCAATTGTCGATGGCCCCTCAGCGGAGGATTTGGGCCAAAGCCTGGTGTTTACCAATTCCCACCACAATGGACGCACTGCGACACACAGCTACGCACACGCCACAGCCAACAGCTACGCTCATGCCGCCTCTGCTAGTACCACCTACGCACACGCTGCACTG TCCTCAGTCCTGGGTTCAGGTTTTGGCTCGCTGAATGCACCTAAGCCAACACCTGCCTCTGACATCAGGACATCAGAACAGCTCAACGGGCCTCGGCTTGGTCAGAGAGCCAGTCAGACATTAGCCACCACCTCCGGCAGCAGTAGTGTTTCCAAAGATGCAGGGCCACCTCCAATGCAGAGTCCTgctcctgcctcctctccctctgtggacATCAAGGCTCAGAGAGTGGAGAATGGCCCCGTTACTGCCCAACACT TGGAGATGAAGCTTCAGCCAGAACCATCAGCGGTGCTCAGCCAGCTGACTCAGAGGCAAACACAGTCCACCATCCTCTCCACCACAGAGTCTCTGGGGCTGTCTCAGTCACATGCACCACAGGTCCCCACACCACCAG GTCATGAGTCCTCCATCCCTCCTGTACGAGATGGAGCTTCTCCAGGAGTGAAGCTGCCAGGTATGGAGCCGCCCATCACAGAGCCCCCTCAGCGGCAGCTAAAGACACAGAGACGCAGAGTACCTCCTCCCTCAAAG ATCCCATCGTCAGCAGTGGAGATGCCAGGCTCAGCAGATATATCTGGCCTGAATGTTCAGTTTGGAGCTCTCGACTTTGGGTCTGAGGCTGGTAGTGGAACAGTAGACATGGCACAGATGGAGTTGGCCAGGGAACAAGTCCCCACTCAGGCcccagctccagcagctccagcaccCATGTCTGTCCCTACTGCTGTTcccacacagcagccacagagcagcCTGTTCTCTAAGCCAGGATctgtgag tgaacacatgagcAGCTTGGCCTCAGCTGTATCAGATCCCAGCTTCCCCTCACCATCTTTGGGCTTACCCAGTGCCACGCCCTCGCCCTCCCTGGGTCTTCCCAGTGCAGCTGCTCCACCCTCTTCTGCAGCCCCTACCACAGCCAGCCGCGTGGAGAGTAGTGGCCCAAGGTCCCTGCCACCGCATCTTGGCTTCTCTCAGAGTAAAGATGTCTCATCAGCTGCTGGTGGACCTCTCACG AATGGCTACGGTGGGATGaagacacagagcacacaggACA GTTCGTCATCAACGTCTagaacagtgaaaacagaatcTCCTGTTATGACAAGTGACAGTGGCCCTGGTCACCACATCCCTTCTCCTGCCATCACACCTTCCCACTCAACCCCTGTTCCTTCGCTCAGCAG TCACGTGACCAGTACTCACTCATCTGGATCAGCCCTCGCCACGAGTTCCTCCCTGACG ATAAGTAATGAGGagagtagcagcagcagcagcctccatgCCTTTTCGTCATCAACGTCCAACCAAGTTGTCAATCCCAGTCCTTCAGCCCCCATGGCTGTTAGCAGCTCAACCACGAATGGTCTTCACCCATCTGGAGCACCAGGGCTAACTCCTAATGGCACAAACACCACACTCTCTGCTTCAGGCAGCCGCACGGCACCACTGCTCACCACCACCTCCG GTAAAGCTCCTCCCAATTTGGCCCAAGGAGTGCCGCCTCTCCTGGCAAACCAGTACATCATGGGCCCTGGTGGCTTGCTCCCTGCTTACCCA CAGATCTATGGATACGAGGACTTGCAAATGCTGCAGTCTCGCCTTCCTATG GACTATTATGGTGTAACATTCCCTGGTACTACAGCTGCTATGCCTGGAAGAGATGGTCTGGCCAATAACCCATATTCCG GTGAGGCAACAAAGTTTGGTAGGAATGACTCTTCGTCTCCAGCTCCACCAACCAGCCTCTCCACAGCTGGGGTGCAGTCGCAGCCCCAGCAGGCCCCACAGCCAGGGACGCAGGGCCAGGGCACGGGACAGAGCCAGGGTCAACAGACACAAAACCAGGCCTTCCTAAATCCCCCTCTGCCCCCTGGCTATGGATACACTg GTCTGCCGTACTATGCTGGTGTGCCTGGGGTTCCCTCAGCCTTCCAGTACGGCCCCACCGTCTTTGTGCCTCCTGCTTCAGCCAAACAACCTGCAATGGGCCTGGCCAACCCCTCCAATCAGTATCACCAACAGCATCAGCCCAGTTACGGACAGCATGCATACGGCACAG CACCAGGACTGTCAGGGTCAGGTACCAGCGGAGGAGTACCTGACATGGGAGGTTCAATCTACAGCAAAACACAG tcATTTGACAAGCAGGGCTTCCACACGGGGACACCGCCTCCCTTCAGCCTACCTTCAGCACTTGGGGGAACGGGGCCCCTGAACCCTGGTGGTGCTCCTGGGTACGCCCCTGCTCCCTTCCTGCACATCCTGCCACCGCACCAACAGCCCCACTCCCAGCTGCTGCACCATCACCTCACACAGGATGGACAG GGTGGTCCTGGACAGCGCAGTCAGTCCAGCAGCATGCAGCAGAAAACCCAAGGCAGCAAGTCCAGCTACGGCAGCTCCGGCTACTGGGCCAATTGA
- the LOC121184485 gene encoding ubiquitin-associated protein 2-like isoform X2, whose product MMTSVVSNQARGTRDRTLPTTTQTTQPQKQIQATAEQIRLAQMIYDKNDADFEDKVKQLIEVTGKTQDECMVALHDCNEDVNRAINFLLESNSDTNSWETVGKKRNLGKEGGPSEIKESREKKGEREASRGRGGSNRRGRGISRGREGRLEENGFEVAPGERGGDRGRRGRGRGAGGRGRGRAAVGNRFSSQGMGTFNPADYTANSGARQETWEGDGNEPAEGTGTWGGNLEDWTSEDWNEDLSETKVFTASSAPANHITPGHNVDLASLLPKAGVAVGGSMDSDLGAIVDGPSAEDLGQSLVFTNSHHNGRTATHSYAHATANSYAHAASASTTYAHAALSSVLGSGFGSLNAPKPTPASDIRTSEQLNGPRLGQRASQTLATTSGSSSVSKDAGPPPMQSPAPASSPSVDIKAQRVENGPVTAQHLEMKLQPEPSAVLSQLTQRQTQSTILSTTESLGLSQSHAPQVPTPPGHESSIPPVRDGASPGVKLPGMEPPITEPPQRQLKTQRRRVPPPSKIPSSAVEMPGSADISGLNVQFGALDFGSEAGSGTVDMAQMELAREQVPTQAPAPAAPAPMSVPTAVPTQQPQSSLFSKPGSVSEHMSSLASAVSDPSFPSPSLGLPSATPSPSLGLPSAAAPPSSAAPTTASRVESSGPRSLPPHLGFSQSKDVSSAAGGPLTNGYGGMKTQSTQDSSSSTSRTVKTESPVMTSDSGPGHHIPSPAITPSHSTPVPSLSSHVTSTHSSGSALATSSSLTISNEESSSSSSLHAFSSSTSNQVVNPSPSAPMAVSSSTTNGLHPSGAPGLTPNGTNTTLSASGSRTAPLLTTTSGKAPPNLAQGVPPLLANQYIMGPGGLLPAYPQIYGYEDLQMLQSRLPMDYYGVTFPGTTAAMPGRDGLANNPYSGEATKFGRNDSSSPAPPTSLSTAGVQSQPQQAPQPGTQGQGTGQSQGQQTQNQAFLNPPLPPGYGYTGLPYYAGVPGVPSAFQYGPTVFVPPASAKQPAMGLANPSNQYHQQHQPSYGQHAYGTAFDDLSQAHAGEYSKGGYGGSAQSQAKSAGSGPGKAPGLSGSGTSGGVPDMGGSIYSKTQSFDKQGFHTGTPPPFSLPSALGGTGPLNPGGAPGYAPAPFLHILPPHQQPHSQLLHHHLTQDGQGGPGQRSQSSSMQQKTQGSKSSYGSSGYWAN is encoded by the exons atgatgACTTCAGTGGTCAGCAATCAAGCCCGGGGAACTCGGGACAGAACGCTGCCCAccaccacacaaacaacacagccacagaaacagaTACAG GCCACAGCAGAACAGATTCGTTTAGCCCAAATGATCTATGACAAAAATGATGCTGACTTTGAAGACAAGGTCAAACAG CTGATTGAGGTAACTGGGAAGACTCAAGATGAGTGCATGGTAGCCCTCCATGATTGCAACGAAGATGTAAACAGAGCTATCAATTTTCTGCTGGAGAGCAACTCTGACACA AACTCCTGGGAGACTGTGGGGAAGAAGCGGAACCTTGGGAAAGAAGGAGGACCCTCAGAGATAAAGGAGAgcagggagaagaaaggagagagggaggccaGTCGTGGACGAGGGGGCTCCAACAGGAGGGGCAGAGGCATCAGCAGAGGACGTGAAG GTCGGCTAGAAGAGAATGGGTTTGAGGTGGCtcctggagagagagggggtgacCGTGGACGCAGGGGGCGGGGCAGAG GGGCGGGGGGTCGcggaagaggaagagcagctgTCGGCAACAGGTTCTCCTCCCAGGGAATGGG CACCTTCAATCCTGCTGACTACACGGCTAACTCTGGAGCTCGCCAGGAGACATGGGAAGGGGACGGCAATGAGCCTGCTGAGGGAACTG GAACATGGGGAGGCAATCTGGAAGACTGGACTTCAGAGGACTGGAATGAGGAT TTGTCTGAGACCAAAGTATTCACTGCCTCTTCTGCTCCAGCAAACCACATCACACCTGGACACAA TGTGGACCTGGCTAGCCTACTGCCTAAGGCTGGAGTGGCTGTAGGGGGTTCCATGGACTCTGACTTGGGGGCAATTGTCGATGGCCCCTCAGCGGAGGATTTGGGCCAAAGCCTGGTGTTTACCAATTCCCACCACAATGGACGCACTGCGACACACAGCTACGCACACGCCACAGCCAACAGCTACGCTCATGCCGCCTCTGCTAGTACCACCTACGCACACGCTGCACTG TCCTCAGTCCTGGGTTCAGGTTTTGGCTCGCTGAATGCACCTAAGCCAACACCTGCCTCTGACATCAGGACATCAGAACAGCTCAACGGGCCTCGGCTTGGTCAGAGAGCCAGTCAGACATTAGCCACCACCTCCGGCAGCAGTAGTGTTTCCAAAGATGCAGGGCCACCTCCAATGCAGAGTCCTgctcctgcctcctctccctctgtggacATCAAGGCTCAGAGAGTGGAGAATGGCCCCGTTACTGCCCAACACT TGGAGATGAAGCTTCAGCCAGAACCATCAGCGGTGCTCAGCCAGCTGACTCAGAGGCAAACACAGTCCACCATCCTCTCCACCACAGAGTCTCTGGGGCTGTCTCAGTCACATGCACCACAGGTCCCCACACCACCAG GTCATGAGTCCTCCATCCCTCCTGTACGAGATGGAGCTTCTCCAGGAGTGAAGCTGCCAGGTATGGAGCCGCCCATCACAGAGCCCCCTCAGCGGCAGCTAAAGACACAGAGACGCAGAGTACCTCCTCCCTCAAAG ATCCCATCGTCAGCAGTGGAGATGCCAGGCTCAGCAGATATATCTGGCCTGAATGTTCAGTTTGGAGCTCTCGACTTTGGGTCTGAGGCTGGTAGTGGAACAGTAGACATGGCACAGATGGAGTTGGCCAGGGAACAAGTCCCCACTCAGGCcccagctccagcagctccagcaccCATGTCTGTCCCTACTGCTGTTcccacacagcagccacagagcagcCTGTTCTCTAAGCCAGGATctgtgag tgaacacatgagcAGCTTGGCCTCAGCTGTATCAGATCCCAGCTTCCCCTCACCATCTTTGGGCTTACCCAGTGCCACGCCCTCGCCCTCCCTGGGTCTTCCCAGTGCAGCTGCTCCACCCTCTTCTGCAGCCCCTACCACAGCCAGCCGCGTGGAGAGTAGTGGCCCAAGGTCCCTGCCACCGCATCTTGGCTTCTCTCAGAGTAAAGATGTCTCATCAGCTGCTGGTGGACCTCTCACG AATGGCTACGGTGGGATGaagacacagagcacacaggACA GTTCGTCATCAACGTCTagaacagtgaaaacagaatcTCCTGTTATGACAAGTGACAGTGGCCCTGGTCACCACATCCCTTCTCCTGCCATCACACCTTCCCACTCAACCCCTGTTCCTTCGCTCAGCAG TCACGTGACCAGTACTCACTCATCTGGATCAGCCCTCGCCACGAGTTCCTCCCTGACG ATAAGTAATGAGGagagtagcagcagcagcagcctccatgCCTTTTCGTCATCAACGTCCAACCAAGTTGTCAATCCCAGTCCTTCAGCCCCCATGGCTGTTAGCAGCTCAACCACGAATGGTCTTCACCCATCTGGAGCACCAGGGCTAACTCCTAATGGCACAAACACCACACTCTCTGCTTCAGGCAGCCGCACGGCACCACTGCTCACCACCACCTCCG GTAAAGCTCCTCCCAATTTGGCCCAAGGAGTGCCGCCTCTCCTGGCAAACCAGTACATCATGGGCCCTGGTGGCTTGCTCCCTGCTTACCCA CAGATCTATGGATACGAGGACTTGCAAATGCTGCAGTCTCGCCTTCCTATG GACTATTATGGTGTAACATTCCCTGGTACTACAGCTGCTATGCCTGGAAGAGATGGTCTGGCCAATAACCCATATTCCG GTGAGGCAACAAAGTTTGGTAGGAATGACTCTTCGTCTCCAGCTCCACCAACCAGCCTCTCCACAGCTGGGGTGCAGTCGCAGCCCCAGCAGGCCCCACAGCCAGGGACGCAGGGCCAGGGCACGGGACAGAGCCAGGGTCAACAGACACAAAACCAGGCCTTCCTAAATCCCCCTCTGCCCCCTGGCTATGGATACACTg GTCTGCCGTACTATGCTGGTGTGCCTGGGGTTCCCTCAGCCTTCCAGTACGGCCCCACCGTCTTTGTGCCTCCTGCTTCAGCCAAACAACCTGCAATGGGCCTGGCCAACCCCTCCAATCAGTATCACCAACAGCATCAGCCCAGTTACGGACAGCATGCATACGGCACAG CCTTTGATGACCTGTCTCAAGCCCACGCTGGGGAGTACAGTAAGGGAGGGTACGGAGGCTCTGCCCAGTCACAGGCCAAGTCAGCGGGCAGCGGCCCAGGGAaag CACCAGGACTGTCAGGGTCAGGTACCAGCGGAGGAGTACCTGACATGGGAGGTTCAATCTACAGCAAAACACAG tcATTTGACAAGCAGGGCTTCCACACGGGGACACCGCCTCCCTTCAGCCTACCTTCAGCACTTGGGGGAACGGGGCCCCTGAACCCTGGTGGTGCTCCTGGGTACGCCCCTGCTCCCTTCCTGCACATCCTGCCACCGCACCAACAGCCCCACTCCCAGCTGCTGCACCATCACCTCACACAGGATGGACAG GGTGGTCCTGGACAGCGCAGTCAGTCCAGCAGCATGCAGCAGAAAACCCAAGGCAGCAAGTCCAGCTACGGCAGCTCCGGCTACTGGGCCAATTGA
- the LOC121184485 gene encoding ubiquitin-associated protein 2-like isoform X1, translated as MMTSVVSNQARGTRDRTLPTTTQTTQPQKQIQATAEQIRLAQMIYDKNDADFEDKVKQLIEVTGKTQDECMVALHDCNEDVNRAINFLLESNSDTNSWETVGKKRNLGKEGGPSEIKESREKKGEREASRGRGGSNRRGRGISRGREGRLEENGFEVAPGERGGDRGRRGRGRGAGGRGRGRAAVGNRFSSQGMGTFNPADYTANSGARQETWEGDGNEPAEGTGTWGGNLEDWTSEDWNEDLSETKVFTASSAPANHITPGHNVDLASLLPKAGVAVGGSMDSDLGAIVDGPSAEDLGQSLVFTNSHHNGRTATHSYAHATANSYAHAASASTTYAHAALSSVLGSGFGSLNAPKPTPASDIRTSEQLNGPRLGQRASQTLATTSGSSSVSKDAGPPPMQSPAPASSPSVDIKAQRVENGPVTAQHLEMKLQPEPSAVLSQLTQRQTQSTILSTTESLGLSQSHAPQVPTPPGHESSIPPVRDGASPGVKLPGMEPPITEPPQRQLKTQRRRVPPPSKIPSSAVEMPGSADISGLNVQFGALDFGSEAGSGTVDMAQMELAREQVPTQAPAPAAPAPMSVPTAVPTQQPQSSLFSKPGSVSEHMSSLASAVSDPSFPSPSLGLPSATPSPSLGLPSAAAPPSSAAPTTASRVESSGPRSLPPHLGFSQSKDVSSAAGGPLTNGYGGMKTQSTQDSSSSTSRTVKTESPVMTSDSGPGHHIPSPAITPSHSTPVPSLSSHVTSTHSSGSALATSSSLTISNEESSSSSSLHAFSSSTSNQVVNPSPSAPMAVSSSTTNGLHPSGAPGLTPNGTNTTLSASGSRTAPLLTTTSGKAPPNLAQGVPPLLANQYIMGPGGLLPAYPQIYGYEDLQMLQSRLPMDYYGVTFPGTTAAMPGRDGLANNPYSGEATKFGRNDSSSPAPPTSLSTAGVQSQPQQAPQPGTQGQGTGQSQGQQTQNQAFLNPPLPPGYGYTGLPYYAGVPGVPSAFQYGPTVFVPPASAKQPAMGLANPSNQYHQQHQPSYGQHAYGTAFDDLSQAHAGEYSKGGYGGSAQSQAKSAGSGPGKDDSSVKSVLEKAPGLSGSGTSGGVPDMGGSIYSKTQSFDKQGFHTGTPPPFSLPSALGGTGPLNPGGAPGYAPAPFLHILPPHQQPHSQLLHHHLTQDGQGGPGQRSQSSSMQQKTQGSKSSYGSSGYWAN; from the exons atgatgACTTCAGTGGTCAGCAATCAAGCCCGGGGAACTCGGGACAGAACGCTGCCCAccaccacacaaacaacacagccacagaaacagaTACAG GCCACAGCAGAACAGATTCGTTTAGCCCAAATGATCTATGACAAAAATGATGCTGACTTTGAAGACAAGGTCAAACAG CTGATTGAGGTAACTGGGAAGACTCAAGATGAGTGCATGGTAGCCCTCCATGATTGCAACGAAGATGTAAACAGAGCTATCAATTTTCTGCTGGAGAGCAACTCTGACACA AACTCCTGGGAGACTGTGGGGAAGAAGCGGAACCTTGGGAAAGAAGGAGGACCCTCAGAGATAAAGGAGAgcagggagaagaaaggagagagggaggccaGTCGTGGACGAGGGGGCTCCAACAGGAGGGGCAGAGGCATCAGCAGAGGACGTGAAG GTCGGCTAGAAGAGAATGGGTTTGAGGTGGCtcctggagagagagggggtgacCGTGGACGCAGGGGGCGGGGCAGAG GGGCGGGGGGTCGcggaagaggaagagcagctgTCGGCAACAGGTTCTCCTCCCAGGGAATGGG CACCTTCAATCCTGCTGACTACACGGCTAACTCTGGAGCTCGCCAGGAGACATGGGAAGGGGACGGCAATGAGCCTGCTGAGGGAACTG GAACATGGGGAGGCAATCTGGAAGACTGGACTTCAGAGGACTGGAATGAGGAT TTGTCTGAGACCAAAGTATTCACTGCCTCTTCTGCTCCAGCAAACCACATCACACCTGGACACAA TGTGGACCTGGCTAGCCTACTGCCTAAGGCTGGAGTGGCTGTAGGGGGTTCCATGGACTCTGACTTGGGGGCAATTGTCGATGGCCCCTCAGCGGAGGATTTGGGCCAAAGCCTGGTGTTTACCAATTCCCACCACAATGGACGCACTGCGACACACAGCTACGCACACGCCACAGCCAACAGCTACGCTCATGCCGCCTCTGCTAGTACCACCTACGCACACGCTGCACTG TCCTCAGTCCTGGGTTCAGGTTTTGGCTCGCTGAATGCACCTAAGCCAACACCTGCCTCTGACATCAGGACATCAGAACAGCTCAACGGGCCTCGGCTTGGTCAGAGAGCCAGTCAGACATTAGCCACCACCTCCGGCAGCAGTAGTGTTTCCAAAGATGCAGGGCCACCTCCAATGCAGAGTCCTgctcctgcctcctctccctctgtggacATCAAGGCTCAGAGAGTGGAGAATGGCCCCGTTACTGCCCAACACT TGGAGATGAAGCTTCAGCCAGAACCATCAGCGGTGCTCAGCCAGCTGACTCAGAGGCAAACACAGTCCACCATCCTCTCCACCACAGAGTCTCTGGGGCTGTCTCAGTCACATGCACCACAGGTCCCCACACCACCAG GTCATGAGTCCTCCATCCCTCCTGTACGAGATGGAGCTTCTCCAGGAGTGAAGCTGCCAGGTATGGAGCCGCCCATCACAGAGCCCCCTCAGCGGCAGCTAAAGACACAGAGACGCAGAGTACCTCCTCCCTCAAAG ATCCCATCGTCAGCAGTGGAGATGCCAGGCTCAGCAGATATATCTGGCCTGAATGTTCAGTTTGGAGCTCTCGACTTTGGGTCTGAGGCTGGTAGTGGAACAGTAGACATGGCACAGATGGAGTTGGCCAGGGAACAAGTCCCCACTCAGGCcccagctccagcagctccagcaccCATGTCTGTCCCTACTGCTGTTcccacacagcagccacagagcagcCTGTTCTCTAAGCCAGGATctgtgag tgaacacatgagcAGCTTGGCCTCAGCTGTATCAGATCCCAGCTTCCCCTCACCATCTTTGGGCTTACCCAGTGCCACGCCCTCGCCCTCCCTGGGTCTTCCCAGTGCAGCTGCTCCACCCTCTTCTGCAGCCCCTACCACAGCCAGCCGCGTGGAGAGTAGTGGCCCAAGGTCCCTGCCACCGCATCTTGGCTTCTCTCAGAGTAAAGATGTCTCATCAGCTGCTGGTGGACCTCTCACG AATGGCTACGGTGGGATGaagacacagagcacacaggACA GTTCGTCATCAACGTCTagaacagtgaaaacagaatcTCCTGTTATGACAAGTGACAGTGGCCCTGGTCACCACATCCCTTCTCCTGCCATCACACCTTCCCACTCAACCCCTGTTCCTTCGCTCAGCAG TCACGTGACCAGTACTCACTCATCTGGATCAGCCCTCGCCACGAGTTCCTCCCTGACG ATAAGTAATGAGGagagtagcagcagcagcagcctccatgCCTTTTCGTCATCAACGTCCAACCAAGTTGTCAATCCCAGTCCTTCAGCCCCCATGGCTGTTAGCAGCTCAACCACGAATGGTCTTCACCCATCTGGAGCACCAGGGCTAACTCCTAATGGCACAAACACCACACTCTCTGCTTCAGGCAGCCGCACGGCACCACTGCTCACCACCACCTCCG GTAAAGCTCCTCCCAATTTGGCCCAAGGAGTGCCGCCTCTCCTGGCAAACCAGTACATCATGGGCCCTGGTGGCTTGCTCCCTGCTTACCCA CAGATCTATGGATACGAGGACTTGCAAATGCTGCAGTCTCGCCTTCCTATG GACTATTATGGTGTAACATTCCCTGGTACTACAGCTGCTATGCCTGGAAGAGATGGTCTGGCCAATAACCCATATTCCG GTGAGGCAACAAAGTTTGGTAGGAATGACTCTTCGTCTCCAGCTCCACCAACCAGCCTCTCCACAGCTGGGGTGCAGTCGCAGCCCCAGCAGGCCCCACAGCCAGGGACGCAGGGCCAGGGCACGGGACAGAGCCAGGGTCAACAGACACAAAACCAGGCCTTCCTAAATCCCCCTCTGCCCCCTGGCTATGGATACACTg GTCTGCCGTACTATGCTGGTGTGCCTGGGGTTCCCTCAGCCTTCCAGTACGGCCCCACCGTCTTTGTGCCTCCTGCTTCAGCCAAACAACCTGCAATGGGCCTGGCCAACCCCTCCAATCAGTATCACCAACAGCATCAGCCCAGTTACGGACAGCATGCATACGGCACAG CCTTTGATGACCTGTCTCAAGCCCACGCTGGGGAGTACAGTAAGGGAGGGTACGGAGGCTCTGCCCAGTCACAGGCCAAGTCAGCGGGCAGCGGCCCAGGGAaag ATGATTCTTCAGTCAAGAGTGTTCTGGAGAAAG CACCAGGACTGTCAGGGTCAGGTACCAGCGGAGGAGTACCTGACATGGGAGGTTCAATCTACAGCAAAACACAG tcATTTGACAAGCAGGGCTTCCACACGGGGACACCGCCTCCCTTCAGCCTACCTTCAGCACTTGGGGGAACGGGGCCCCTGAACCCTGGTGGTGCTCCTGGGTACGCCCCTGCTCCCTTCCTGCACATCCTGCCACCGCACCAACAGCCCCACTCCCAGCTGCTGCACCATCACCTCACACAGGATGGACAG GGTGGTCCTGGACAGCGCAGTCAGTCCAGCAGCATGCAGCAGAAAACCCAAGGCAGCAAGTCCAGCTACGGCAGCTCCGGCTACTGGGCCAATTGA